Proteins encoded together in one Schumannella luteola window:
- a CDS encoding amidohydrolase, producing MTATPEPSATLFSGGTIWSAGAPDAEALLVVDGLVAAIGAEAVAAHPVVVAAEAGSEDGIDIERVDLADGFLAPSFGDGHAHPLFGGLENAGPRIRGLGSIDAIVAEVRRFADANPVAAADGAPVDPANPDGWIVGASYDGSLAPGGLFDARWLDAAVPDRPVVLRAWDYHTVWCNSRALELAGIDTETPEPAIGEIPRRDDGSPLGVLREWGAVDLVMAVCPPLSEEVRLRALADAVAYFRENGVTWVQDAWVDPADARTYVEASRRGLLGVRFNLAFYADPRHFASQFGGFLAVRAEIEALGDDRLTAHTVKFFADGVIENETGALLQPYCSGAHDHGMQVWDADQLAEAVRIVDEAGFQVHIHAIGDAAVRMALDALEAAARENGPRGARDGDAAGASGSVGPASERRHVIAHAQLVDDADLDRFRALGVTANMQPLWAQLDALMTELTIPRLGELRAERQYRMRTLIDGGGHLSFGSDWPCSSGDPREGLAVAVSRQTDDGVPAEGWTPHELLTGDEALTAYTAAVAHQAFADLTAAPWGRIEVGARADLVWLDVDPRSAGAAGIRASRIRASYLDGVAWRG from the coding sequence ATGACCGCGACACCCGAACCGAGCGCGACGCTCTTCTCCGGCGGCACGATCTGGAGCGCCGGTGCGCCCGACGCGGAGGCACTGCTCGTCGTCGACGGGCTCGTCGCGGCGATCGGGGCCGAGGCCGTCGCCGCGCATCCGGTCGTGGTCGCGGCGGAGGCCGGCTCGGAGGACGGCATCGACATCGAGCGCGTCGACCTCGCCGACGGCTTCCTCGCCCCGTCGTTCGGCGACGGCCACGCGCATCCTCTCTTCGGCGGACTCGAGAACGCCGGACCCCGCATCCGCGGCCTCGGCAGCATCGACGCGATCGTGGCCGAGGTGCGGCGCTTCGCCGACGCGAACCCGGTGGCCGCAGCCGACGGCGCCCCGGTCGACCCGGCGAACCCCGACGGCTGGATCGTCGGCGCGAGCTACGACGGCAGCCTCGCGCCAGGCGGCCTCTTCGACGCCCGCTGGCTCGACGCGGCCGTGCCCGACCGTCCGGTGGTGCTGCGCGCCTGGGACTACCACACGGTCTGGTGCAACTCGCGGGCTCTCGAACTCGCCGGCATCGACACCGAGACCCCCGAGCCGGCGATCGGCGAGATCCCGCGGCGCGACGACGGCTCTCCGCTCGGGGTGCTGCGCGAGTGGGGCGCGGTCGATCTGGTCATGGCCGTCTGCCCGCCGCTCTCGGAGGAGGTGCGGCTGCGCGCGCTGGCGGATGCGGTCGCCTACTTCCGCGAGAACGGCGTCACCTGGGTGCAAGACGCCTGGGTCGATCCGGCGGATGCGCGCACCTACGTCGAGGCGTCGCGTCGCGGTCTGCTCGGGGTGCGCTTCAACCTCGCCTTCTACGCGGATCCGCGCCACTTCGCGAGCCAGTTCGGCGGCTTCCTCGCGGTCCGCGCCGAGATCGAGGCCCTCGGTGACGACCGGCTCACCGCGCACACCGTCAAGTTCTTCGCCGACGGGGTCATCGAGAACGAGACCGGCGCCCTGCTGCAGCCGTACTGCTCGGGCGCCCACGATCACGGCATGCAGGTGTGGGATGCCGATCAGCTCGCCGAGGCGGTGCGCATCGTCGACGAGGCGGGCTTCCAGGTGCACATCCACGCGATCGGGGATGCGGCGGTGCGGATGGCGCTCGACGCACTCGAGGCGGCGGCGCGCGAGAACGGACCGCGGGGTGCTCGCGACGGCGACGCGGCTGGCGCGTCGGGGTCGGTCGGCCCGGCTTCCGAGCGCCGCCATGTGATCGCGCACGCCCAGCTCGTCGACGACGCCGACCTCGATCGCTTCCGCGCGCTCGGCGTCACCGCGAACATGCAGCCGCTGTGGGCGCAGCTGGACGCGCTAATGACCGAGCTGACCATCCCGCGCCTGGGCGAGCTGCGCGCCGAACGGCAGTACCGCATGCGCACCCTCATCGACGGAGGCGGCCATCTCTCCTTCGGCTCCGACTGGCCGTGCTCGTCGGGCGACCCGCGCGAGGGGCTCGCGGTCGCCGTGAGCCGGCAGACCGACGACGGCGTGCCCGCCGAAGGCTGGACCCCGCACGAGCTGCTCACCGGCGATGAGGCCCTGACCGCCTACACGGCCGCCGTCGCGCACCAGGCCTTCGCCGATCTGACCGCGGCGCCGTGGGGCCGCATCGAGGTCGGCGCCCGTGCCGACCTGGTGTGGCTGGATGTCGACCCGCGCTCGGCGGGCGCCGCCGGCATCCGCGCCTCCCGTATCCGCGCCAGCTACCTCGACGGCGTCGCCTGGCGCGGCTGA
- a CDS encoding ABC transporter permease produces the protein MTAHALRDTAALTGRSLTHILRSPDTIITTALMPIAFLLLFVFVFGGAIDTGAGAGAGGYVDYLLPGILLITVASGISYTAYRLFLDMQGGIVERFRSMPIARSAVLWAHVLTSIVANLVSLAIVTGVALLMGFRSEAGVGGWLAVAGILVLFTLALTWLAVIPGLTAKSVDGASAFSYPLIFLPFLSSAFVPTASMPGPVAWFAEHQPVTSIVNSLRALFAGRPVGGELGIALGWCVALLLVAYVIANLIYRRRLG, from the coding sequence ATGACCGCCCATGCCCTGCGCGACACCGCAGCCCTGACCGGGCGCTCCCTCACGCACATCCTGCGCAGCCCCGACACGATCATCACGACCGCGCTCATGCCGATCGCGTTCCTGCTGCTGTTCGTCTTCGTCTTCGGCGGCGCGATCGACACCGGGGCGGGCGCGGGGGCCGGCGGCTACGTCGACTACCTGCTGCCCGGCATCCTGCTCATCACGGTCGCCTCGGGCATCTCCTACACGGCGTATCGGCTGTTCCTCGACATGCAGGGCGGCATCGTCGAGCGCTTCCGCTCGATGCCGATCGCCCGCTCGGCGGTGCTGTGGGCGCACGTGCTCACCTCGATCGTGGCGAATCTGGTGTCGCTCGCGATCGTCACGGGCGTGGCGCTGCTCATGGGCTTCCGCAGCGAGGCGGGCGTCGGCGGCTGGCTGGCCGTCGCCGGCATCCTCGTGCTGTTCACGCTGGCGCTGACCTGGCTGGCCGTGATCCCCGGCCTGACCGCGAAGTCGGTGGATGGGGCGAGCGCCTTCTCCTACCCGCTGATCTTCCTGCCGTTCCTCAGCTCGGCGTTCGTGCCGACCGCATCCATGCCGGGCCCGGTCGCCTGGTTCGCCGAGCACCAGCCGGTGACGTCGATCGTGAACTCGCTGCGGGCGCTGTTCGCCGGGCGTCCGGTCGGCGGCGAGCTCGGGATCGCGCTGGGCTGGTGCGTCGCGCTGCTGCTCGTCGCGTACGTGATCGCGAACCTGATCTACCGGCGGCGGCTCGGCTGA
- a CDS encoding ABC transporter ATP-binding protein, translated as MNAASTATAPASAASAALDPAIEIIGLAKSYKQNAVLTGVDLTVGRGEIFALLGSNGAGKTTLIRILSTLLKADAGRATVAGIDVAAHPAAVREVISLTGQFAAVDEKLSGRENLALVARLRHLSKPGEVADALLARFALTEAGGRAAATYSGGMRRRLDIAMSLIGDPAVIFLDEPTTGLDPEARREVWATVKQLAAGGTTVLLTTQYLDEAEQLADRIAILHEGRILVNGTLAELKRMLPPAKVEYVEKQPTLDDVFFALTGKGQSR; from the coding sequence GTGAACGCGGCATCGACAGCGACGGCGCCCGCGAGCGCCGCATCCGCTGCACTCGATCCAGCGATCGAGATCATCGGGCTCGCCAAGTCGTACAAGCAGAACGCCGTGCTCACCGGCGTCGACCTGACGGTCGGCCGCGGCGAGATCTTCGCCCTGCTCGGCAGCAACGGCGCCGGCAAGACGACGCTGATCCGAATCCTCTCCACCCTGCTGAAGGCGGATGCGGGCCGCGCGACCGTTGCCGGCATCGACGTCGCGGCGCATCCGGCCGCGGTGCGCGAGGTGATCAGCCTGACCGGGCAGTTCGCCGCCGTCGACGAGAAGCTGAGCGGACGCGAGAACCTCGCGCTCGTCGCCCGGCTGCGGCACCTGTCGAAGCCCGGCGAGGTCGCCGACGCCCTGCTCGCCCGTTTCGCCCTCACCGAGGCGGGCGGCCGCGCCGCCGCGACCTACTCGGGCGGCATGCGCCGCCGTCTCGACATCGCGATGAGCCTGATCGGAGATCCGGCCGTGATCTTCCTCGACGAGCCCACCACCGGGCTCGACCCCGAGGCCCGGCGCGAGGTGTGGGCGACCGTGAAGCAGCTCGCCGCCGGCGGCACCACCGTGCTGCTCACCACCCAGTACCTCGACGAGGCCGAGCAGCTGGCCGACCGCATCGCGATCCTGCACGAGGGCCGCATCCTCGTGAACGGCACCCTCGCCGAGCTGAAGCGGATGCTGCCGCCGGCGAAGGTCGAGTACGTCGAGAAGCAGCCCACCCTCGACGACGTGTTCTTCGCCCTCACCGGGAAGGGGCAGAGCCGATGA
- a CDS encoding DUF1048 domain-containing protein produces MAKNLIELVVGDLADKKSYREYKTRVKALPSGYREAEAAVSRYVMNLGPNEDGATLVRMLGDLAELFEQAVADGTTVRELVGAEPVEFAEAFMANYDGGSWIGKERAQLAKSIDDAAGDAGEAREP; encoded by the coding sequence ATGGCCAAGAACCTCATCGAGCTCGTCGTCGGCGACCTCGCCGACAAGAAGAGCTACCGCGAGTACAAGACCCGCGTGAAGGCCCTGCCGAGCGGATACCGCGAGGCCGAGGCCGCCGTCTCGCGCTACGTCATGAACCTCGGCCCCAACGAAGACGGCGCCACGCTCGTGCGCATGCTCGGCGACCTGGCCGAGCTGTTCGAGCAGGCCGTCGCCGACGGCACGACCGTGCGCGAGCTGGTCGGCGCCGAGCCGGTCGAGTTCGCCGAGGCCTTCATGGCGAACTACGACGGCGGCAGCTGGATCGGCAAGGAGCGGGCGCAGCTCGCCAAGTCGATCGACGACGCCGCCGGGGATGCGGGGGAGGCGAGGGAGCCGTGA
- a CDS encoding Pr6Pr family membrane protein, whose translation MTTPPTASAPLGRVEITRRASYAVIAVVVLVAFGLQFYLLFTGGADANSGESGSSIPVAERFARLFSFFTILSNVLVLVAAIGAALGRDTRPGAGRGWRLLHLDALLSIVVTGSVFGFVLAPGLQLRDEAVVATALFHNVSPVLFALAWLVFGPRRWWSIRIAALAFIWPAVWLAFTFTRGAITDWYPYPFLDVNQVGAGTAALGALAVVAFAVVLTAVILVIDRFAPSLSGSATPAADGRPDAPTAAGRATAGR comes from the coding sequence GTGACGACCCCGCCCACCGCATCCGCGCCGCTCGGCCGTGTCGAGATCACGCGCCGCGCGAGCTACGCGGTGATCGCCGTCGTCGTGCTCGTCGCGTTCGGGCTGCAGTTCTATCTGCTGTTCACCGGCGGGGCGGACGCGAACTCGGGCGAGAGCGGCTCGAGCATCCCGGTCGCCGAGCGCTTCGCGCGCCTGTTCAGCTTCTTCACGATCCTCAGCAACGTGCTCGTGCTCGTGGCGGCGATCGGCGCCGCGCTCGGCCGCGACACCCGCCCTGGCGCCGGCCGCGGGTGGCGGCTGCTGCACCTGGATGCGCTGCTCAGCATCGTCGTCACCGGCTCGGTGTTCGGGTTCGTCCTCGCGCCGGGACTGCAGCTGCGCGATGAGGCCGTCGTCGCGACGGCGCTGTTCCACAACGTGTCGCCGGTGCTGTTCGCGCTCGCCTGGCTGGTGTTCGGGCCGCGCCGCTGGTGGAGCATCCGGATCGCCGCCCTCGCCTTCATCTGGCCGGCCGTGTGGCTCGCCTTCACGTTCACCCGCGGCGCGATCACGGACTGGTACCCGTACCCCTTCCTCGACGTGAACCAGGTCGGTGCGGGCACCGCCGCGCTCGGCGCGCTCGCGGTCGTCGCCTTCGCCGTGGTGCTGACGGCCGTCATCCTCGTGATCGACCGCTTCGCGCCGTCGCTCAGCGGGTCGGCGACTCCGGCAGCCGACGGGCGGCCCGACGCGCCGACAGCGGCAGGGCGAGCCACAGCAGGGCGATGA
- a CDS encoding DUF6328 family protein, giving the protein MDAHERPVDGHPEDAVADGRPETENQRFDRNWGELLQELRVTQTGTQILTGFLLTLAFQPRFAELDDYQRTLYLVLVAVAVLATILALAPVGLHRALFRHQVKGRIVRVTDQLLRVTLVAVALVLTGTASLMADVVLGRAAGLVAGAVALVIIALLWLALPLSARRAARRLPESPTR; this is encoded by the coding sequence ATGGATGCGCACGAGCGGCCGGTCGACGGTCACCCCGAGGACGCCGTCGCCGACGGCCGCCCCGAGACCGAGAACCAGCGCTTCGACCGCAACTGGGGCGAGCTGCTGCAGGAGCTGCGGGTCACCCAGACGGGCACGCAGATCCTCACCGGCTTCCTGCTGACGCTGGCCTTCCAGCCCCGCTTTGCCGAGCTCGACGACTACCAGCGCACGCTCTACCTGGTTCTCGTCGCGGTCGCCGTGCTGGCGACGATCCTCGCGCTCGCGCCGGTCGGCCTGCACCGAGCGCTGTTCCGGCACCAGGTGAAGGGGCGCATCGTGCGCGTCACCGATCAGCTGCTGCGAGTGACCCTGGTCGCCGTCGCGCTCGTGCTGACCGGCACGGCGTCGCTGATGGCGGATGTCGTGCTCGGTCGCGCGGCGGGACTCGTCGCCGGAGCGGTCGCGCTGGTGATCATCGCCCTGCTGTGGCTCGCCCTGCCGCTGTCGGCGCGTCGGGCCGCCCGTCGGCTGCCGGAGTCGCCGACCCGCTGA
- a CDS encoding UTRA domain-containing protein, whose protein sequence is MAQTIERDSPVAYYEQLFVILRDQILSGDIPADERLPSEMELCREYGLSRATVRQTMSKLESEGFARRVARRGVFASSPEQSTGWTVEEGFLESQVRQGQTGVTTQVVDARLAAPAQHVAEALELADDAQVFALQRVRSLDGKVAMFSTNWFPKSVGETVSADTGVMDGTGSLNETLRRAGFVSNGAKRVIRAMRPTEAVAAHLQIDADQPVLRVRSLSWDARGTRFDYYETWVLTDIIPLEVSVSAS, encoded by the coding sequence GTGGCGCAGACGATCGAACGCGACTCTCCTGTCGCGTACTACGAGCAGCTGTTCGTGATCCTGCGCGACCAGATCCTCTCCGGCGACATCCCCGCCGACGAGCGGCTGCCCAGCGAGATGGAGCTGTGCCGCGAGTACGGCCTCTCGCGCGCGACCGTGCGCCAGACCATGTCGAAGCTCGAGAGCGAGGGCTTCGCGCGCCGCGTCGCCCGCCGCGGCGTCTTCGCGTCATCCCCCGAGCAGTCGACCGGCTGGACCGTCGAAGAGGGATTCCTCGAATCGCAGGTGCGCCAGGGCCAGACCGGCGTGACGACCCAGGTGGTGGATGCGCGGCTCGCCGCCCCGGCCCAGCACGTCGCCGAGGCTCTCGAGCTGGCTGACGACGCGCAGGTCTTCGCGCTGCAGCGTGTGCGCTCACTCGACGGCAAGGTCGCGATGTTCAGCACGAACTGGTTCCCGAAGAGCGTGGGCGAGACGGTCTCGGCCGACACCGGCGTGATGGACGGCACCGGATCGCTCAACGAGACCCTGCGCCGTGCCGGCTTCGTCTCGAACGGAGCCAAGCGCGTCATCCGCGCCATGCGCCCCACCGAAGCCGTCGCCGCGCACCTGCAGATCGACGCCGACCAGCCGGTGCTGCGCGTGCGCTCGCTGTCGTGGGATGCGCGGGGCACCCGCTTCGACTACTACGAGACCTGGGTGCTGACCGACATCATCCCGCTCGAGGTCAGCGTCAGCGCGAGCTGA
- a CDS encoding FGGY family carbohydrate kinase codes for MGNATRTAVACGVDIGSTNAKVVLIDAEGAVVARVIRPTPRDADGPLIDARALLAAIEQMILSACGDLYEVHAVSTAGIGEDGLLVDATLTPLTRALSWFDPRRQTVFRDLQPRLRGTEPFDADSDPVRTFVGWVWAREQLGATSAHRWISLTDLPAAHWSGRAFLSDTLASRTGAWHASDRRWDADRVTSTLGDVELLPPVAATGEIVGPLVSARLLEAGAVSAEAITVVGGHDHPIAGWGVDRMVPGALLDSMGTAEVVVAQTAAPPADYTRQPAIEIAPGIRSSGTTVLRVEELARNVQWASQNPEVAGHIRGLLDGSAQPLPVLDSGWFVPGAHGGGQPAYALDAPADPRARASAVLGALAIAGREAVEAVRRGGAGDGEVRLAGGWARSPGWIDIKNAVNGYRAAPVLEPQVTAVGAALLAAEALGWTPDPARALGGFAADLLG; via the coding sequence GTGGGGAATGCGACGCGCACGGCGGTCGCCTGCGGCGTCGACATCGGCTCGACGAACGCGAAGGTCGTGCTGATCGACGCCGAGGGCGCGGTCGTCGCCCGTGTCATCCGCCCCACGCCGCGCGACGCCGACGGGCCGCTCATCGACGCCCGTGCCCTGCTCGCCGCGATCGAGCAGATGATCCTCAGCGCCTGCGGCGACCTCTACGAGGTGCACGCGGTCAGCACCGCGGGCATCGGCGAAGACGGCCTGTTGGTGGATGCGACGCTCACCCCGCTCACCCGGGCGCTCTCGTGGTTCGATCCGCGTCGGCAGACGGTGTTCCGCGACCTGCAGCCGCGCCTGCGCGGAACCGAGCCCTTCGACGCGGACAGCGACCCGGTGCGCACCTTCGTCGGCTGGGTGTGGGCGCGAGAGCAGCTCGGCGCGACGAGCGCGCACCGCTGGATCTCGCTCACCGACCTGCCGGCCGCGCACTGGTCGGGCCGTGCGTTCCTCAGCGACACGCTCGCCTCCCGCACGGGCGCCTGGCACGCGAGCGACCGCCGCTGGGATGCCGACCGCGTCACCTCCACGCTCGGCGACGTCGAGCTGCTGCCGCCCGTCGCCGCGACCGGCGAGATCGTCGGCCCGCTCGTCTCCGCACGTCTGCTCGAGGCCGGCGCGGTCTCCGCGGAGGCGATCACGGTCGTCGGCGGCCACGACCATCCCATCGCCGGCTGGGGTGTCGACCGCATGGTGCCGGGCGCCCTGCTCGACTCGATGGGCACGGCCGAGGTCGTTGTCGCCCAGACCGCCGCGCCGCCCGCCGACTACACGCGGCAGCCGGCGATCGAGATCGCCCCGGGCATCCGCAGCTCGGGCACGACCGTGCTGCGCGTCGAGGAGCTCGCACGCAACGTGCAGTGGGCTTCGCAGAACCCCGAGGTCGCGGGGCACATCCGCGGCCTGCTCGACGGCAGCGCGCAGCCGCTGCCGGTGCTCGACTCCGGATGGTTCGTACCGGGTGCGCACGGCGGCGGCCAGCCCGCCTACGCGCTCGACGCCCCGGCCGATCCGCGTGCCCGCGCCTCGGCCGTGCTGGGCGCGCTCGCGATCGCCGGACGCGAGGCCGTCGAGGCGGTGCGCCGCGGCGGCGCCGGCGACGGCGAGGTGCGGCTGGCGGGCGGATGGGCGCGCTCACCCGGCTGGATCGACATCAAGAACGCGGTCAACGGCTACCGCGCGGCGCCCGTGCTCGAGCCGCAGGTGACCGCCGTCGGCGCGGCGCTGCTCGCTGCGGAGGCCCTGGGCTGGACGCCCGACCCGGCGCGCGCGCTCGGCGGCTTCGCGGCCGACCTGCTCGGCTGA
- a CDS encoding FGGY family carbohydrate kinase, producing MKLVAGIDSSTQNCKVTVRDLDTGAAVREGKASHPSGTIIDPNRWWDALLTAVRRAGGLDDVIAVSVSGQQHTPIFLDETGEVVADSPQWNDTGSHPHMMALNAELGRDEWIRRTGLPLTLSDTAPKLRYMRDLHPEAVARTAAVAIVHDWLTWRLRGFGPGSGRAGLDELVTDRSEASGTGYWSPETDEYTMDLFEHALGRTAILPRVLGPLDRAGVTGAGIPGIPAGIPVGIGSGDNAAASLALGLQPGEAVLSLGTSGVVYARAARPVHDYAGYVCSYADATGDHLPLVATLNAARNFELATSLLGCTFDELSDLALAAAPGAGGLTLLPYFEGERTPDLPHARGSLHGASLANFTRENFARSVIEGTLASQVAMLDALHACDVPTNRLLLIGGAAQSPAVQAILGELVDIPVAVPAPDEYVTMGAAMQAAAAAEGAFPAWRVAVDELAAVPFEPQVGAQYEAAKTALGYVDVLAAPADGPATGAASVTAGSPAA from the coding sequence ATGAAGCTCGTCGCGGGGATCGACTCCTCCACCCAGAACTGCAAGGTCACCGTGCGCGACCTCGACACCGGCGCCGCCGTGCGCGAGGGCAAGGCCTCGCACCCCTCCGGCACGATCATCGACCCGAACCGCTGGTGGGATGCGCTGCTCACGGCCGTGCGCCGCGCCGGCGGGCTGGATGACGTGATCGCCGTCTCGGTGAGCGGCCAGCAGCACACGCCGATCTTCCTCGACGAGACGGGCGAGGTCGTCGCCGATTCGCCTCAGTGGAACGACACCGGCTCGCACCCGCACATGATGGCGCTCAACGCCGAGCTGGGGCGCGACGAGTGGATCCGCCGCACCGGACTGCCGCTCACGCTCTCCGACACGGCGCCGAAGCTGCGCTACATGCGCGACCTGCACCCCGAGGCCGTCGCGCGCACCGCCGCGGTCGCGATCGTGCACGACTGGCTGACCTGGCGGCTGCGCGGCTTCGGCCCCGGATCGGGGCGCGCCGGCCTCGACGAGCTCGTCACCGACCGCTCGGAGGCGAGCGGCACCGGCTACTGGTCGCCCGAGACCGACGAGTACACGATGGATCTCTTCGAGCACGCCCTCGGCCGCACGGCGATCCTGCCGCGCGTGCTCGGCCCGCTCGACCGCGCCGGCGTGACCGGTGCGGGCATCCCCGGCATCCCGGCGGGCATCCCCGTCGGCATCGGCAGCGGCGACAACGCCGCCGCGTCGCTCGCGCTCGGCCTGCAGCCCGGCGAGGCCGTGCTCTCGCTCGGCACCTCGGGCGTCGTCTACGCCCGCGCCGCCCGCCCGGTGCACGACTACGCCGGCTACGTCTGCAGCTACGCGGATGCGACCGGCGACCACCTGCCGCTCGTCGCCACCCTCAACGCGGCACGCAACTTCGAGCTCGCGACGAGCCTGCTCGGCTGCACCTTCGACGAGCTCAGCGACCTCGCACTCGCCGCCGCGCCCGGCGCCGGCGGGCTGACCCTGCTGCCGTACTTCGAGGGCGAGCGCACCCCCGACCTGCCGCACGCGCGTGGCTCGCTGCACGGCGCATCCCTCGCCAACTTCACCCGCGAGAACTTCGCCCGCTCGGTCATCGAGGGTACGCTCGCGAGCCAGGTCGCGATGCTGGATGCCCTGCACGCCTGCGACGTGCCGACGAACCGTCTGCTGCTCATCGGCGGGGCGGCGCAGAGCCCGGCGGTGCAGGCGATCCTCGGCGAGCTGGTCGACATCCCCGTCGCCGTGCCCGCACCCGATGAGTACGTGACGATGGGCGCCGCGATGCAGGCCGCCGCCGCGGCCGAAGGCGCCTTCCCCGCCTGGCGGGTCGCCGTCGACGAGCTCGCGGCCGTGCCGTTCGAGCCGCAGGTCGGCGCGCAATACGAGGCGGCGAAGACCGCGCTCGGCTACGTGGATGTGCTGGCAGCCCCCGCCGACGGGCCCGCCACGGGCGCCGCGAGCGTGACGGCGGGATCGCCGGCCGCCTGA
- a CDS encoding FGGY family carbohydrate kinase, translated as MLTTIAVDVGTTSVKLGLFDPEGVATVSTSQPTPTVRDADGEVYDLDAMATMIGDFIHGLDADQRAAVERVAITGVGESGGLVLPDISLASPMILWHDQRGLPLLAGLDAMDRTRAYRTTGLPVSGNYGLSKIAWALRAAGPAARGAQWLNIAEYIAARLTGVRWSEYSLASRTLALDLATASWSQDVAGLLGVHVEVLPELRRAGDGVPMRPACARGFGLGPGVMVHVAGHDHMVGAVGAELAHGELLNSTGTTEGLLFLRDEPTVDEHAERSKLANGIGVTGDDFTLFASIPTGGSAFATLQSMLGMDATSLAALCDELHAEWVAGRIDLDRVPLVLPQFRGSPSPAKNPRARGAIAGLSTDTTRAELVFGAFLGMAWQFADVLELFRIQPDRVKVIGPASRNPLWLQLKADLLGVPLSVSSHHEVVSRGAQLLASGETGAWDDCDPVDVPADAARHAALTAWADAARPVWEHLKALPA; from the coding sequence GTGCTCACCACGATCGCGGTCGACGTCGGCACCACCAGTGTGAAGCTCGGGCTCTTCGATCCCGAGGGGGTGGCGACGGTCTCGACCTCGCAGCCCACCCCGACCGTGCGCGACGCCGACGGCGAGGTCTACGACCTCGACGCGATGGCGACGATGATCGGCGACTTCATCCACGGTCTCGACGCCGACCAGCGTGCCGCGGTCGAGCGCGTGGCGATCACCGGCGTGGGGGAGTCGGGCGGACTCGTTCTGCCCGACATCTCCCTCGCCTCGCCGATGATCCTCTGGCACGACCAGCGCGGCCTGCCGCTGCTGGCGGGGCTGGATGCGATGGACCGCACCCGCGCCTACCGCACGACCGGCCTGCCGGTGAGCGGCAACTACGGGCTGTCGAAGATCGCCTGGGCGCTGCGCGCCGCCGGCCCCGCCGCGCGCGGAGCCCAGTGGCTCAACATCGCCGAGTACATCGCCGCCCGGCTCACGGGCGTGCGCTGGTCGGAGTACTCGCTCGCCAGCCGCACCCTCGCGCTCGACCTGGCGACCGCCTCCTGGTCGCAGGATGTCGCGGGATTGCTCGGCGTGCACGTCGAGGTGCTGCCGGAGCTGCGGCGCGCGGGCGACGGCGTGCCGATGCGCCCCGCGTGCGCCCGCGGCTTCGGCCTCGGACCGGGCGTCATGGTGCACGTCGCCGGGCACGACCACATGGTCGGCGCGGTCGGCGCCGAGCTCGCGCACGGCGAGCTGCTCAACTCGACCGGCACGACCGAGGGGCTGCTGTTCCTGCGCGACGAGCCGACCGTCGACGAGCACGCCGAGCGCTCGAAGCTCGCGAACGGCATCGGCGTGACGGGCGACGACTTCACGCTCTTCGCCTCGATCCCGACCGGCGGCTCGGCCTTCGCGACGCTGCAGTCGATGCTCGGAATGGATGCGACATCCCTCGCCGCGCTCTGCGACGAGCTGCACGCCGAGTGGGTCGCCGGCCGCATCGACCTCGACCGCGTACCGCTCGTGCTGCCGCAGTTCCGCGGCAGCCCCAGCCCCGCGAAGAACCCGCGGGCCCGTGGCGCGATCGCCGGGCTCTCCACCGACACCACCCGCGCCGAGCTCGTCTTCGGCGCCTTCCTCGGCATGGCGTGGCAGTTCGCCGACGTGCTCGAGCTGTTCCGCATCCAGCCCGACCGGGTGAAGGTGATCGGCCCCGCCAGCCGCAACCCGCTCTGGCTGCAGCTCAAGGCCGATCTGCTCGGCGTTCCGCTCAGCGTCTCGAGCCACCACGAGGTCGTCTCGCGCGGCGCGCAGCTGCTCGCCTCGGGCGAGACCGGCGCGTGGGACGACTGCGACCCCGTCGACGTGCCGGCGGATGCCGCGCGTCACGCCGCGCTCACCGCCTGGGCCGACGCCGCGCGGCCCGTCTGGGAGCACCTGAAGGCGCTGCCCGCATGA